Genomic window (Vigna unguiculata cultivar IT97K-499-35 chromosome 10, ASM411807v1, whole genome shotgun sequence):
TCTCAACATTACGTCTCTAGTAGATAGTCTTCTATTCCCTTCCAATCAGACAGTTTAAACGTATGATTGAGCTCTCTAACATATCATCTGTTGAACATGATTTAGAGCCACtaattacataataattttaaaataaaaatatatagttgtTTTGGTTTAGggatatattttttgttttttgtttagaTTGAAGGAATGTAATATAGAACAAATAGGCAATAAACAATAACAACTTTACAAAATATGCTTATATATATgaactttcattttttaaatttttattaaagagGTAGcaatcatttttaaagttttattaaagAGGTAGCAAAGGAAAATGATTTCAAGTGATATTCAATTCTTTTATTCCTGTTATTGTTCATGAATAAAACTTGACTAAATgcattttatcttttctttttccttgttATTAAggtatttttctttcctttataggtcatttttttcattctttcctactttttttttcttttgtaatatttatttattttttcacatataTAGTGTTCTATTTGTTATGACTTGGTGACTAATAAGAATGCCAACAACGATATCAAATTCTTCTAGTTCTAACTCAAAAATTGTAAGTTTATTTCATAAGTTGTTCAACAAGTTGATTATGCTCCTTTATAGACTTATCTCGATTTATTAGACAATGGAACAAAAGAAGGGGGAAATAATTGATGGtcttgttatttttgttaaaaaacttTTCGAAGTTCTTAATCTAGAGTAAAAGccatttattgaaaatttatgaGATTGGGATTAGTGTGGGCTCAAATgtcaatgaaaaatatttgaggaaTTGAAATCAGTTGTTGAATTGGTAGAAAATAGGGTAAAACTTAAGTACGTTTTCTTAGCCACTAAAGATAAACATgataatagtttattaaaagGGAGGAATAGTGATCCTTTAGAGATAACATTCAACATAGAAGATAGAAACAATCTCAAAGCTTTCAtagctaaaatattttattcttatggGTGTTCTGATACCCTTTCAAGAAGCCCCTATTATGTGAATTCATATTTGTTTGGTACAAATCATATCCATAGTGGCTTTATTTGTCTAGGTACAATGCATTGACGACAATTCTATTCCAACAAGAGAAAACACAAGTTGAGAGGTTacttaaactaattaaataagcTTCGAACAGAAAAAGGGTTAGCATAGTCTTTGATAGATGGATGACTTCCTAAAGAAGacctttaattaattttgtgcCTACTAGTGAGgggttcctatttttgtttttaaaagttGTTGATGCTActgatgaaataaaaaataaacattacatAGCTACAAAATGACTAAAGTTATTAAAGAAGTAGGAGAAGAAAATTTGTGCAAGTTATATCAGATAATGCTTCTTTGTGCAAATGGAATATCGTTGAAGTTTGATTTCCGAAATTTCTTTTGACACCTTGTGGTGTTGTTCAAACATTTAAATCTTGCCTTGAATATCGTTGATGTCATTTGTGGTGAGTATAGTTGGATTACAAAAATTGCTAATGATGTTTCTTATGTTAAGAACTCTATCGTAAACCACTTCCTGATAGATTAAGATACACATTTTGAATATGCTATAGTGATGATGTTCATTGCAATCCATTAGCAAACAACTTCGAATGTGAGAAATGGTTGAAAATGGTCAATCTCATGGAGATGCAAAATGTGCATCATAATTTGTCATGGAGTTTTTCATGATAAAGTTCCTAATATAAGAAacatcatcaacaatttttGTAACCCAATTACATTCCCCGTAAACggcatcatttcattttgtATTCTTTGTTGCACATATGTTCTTCAAGGTAAGATTAATAATGTGCACAACACAAGGTATCCAAAAAACTTAAGGAAATGAAACTTCAATCTTTGCACATAGGAGCATTATTTGAtataacttttacaaaattttcttcttctacttttttAATAACTTCAATCATTTTGTAAACTATGtaatgcttatttttattttatatgaagcATTAATAACTCTTGAAAAAATAGGAACCCCTTCACTAGTGgccataaaattaaataaaggtcTTCCTTGGGAATCCGTTCATCTATCAAAGTCTATGTTAACCCCTTTTTCCTTCCAAGTTGATTTAATTGGTTTAGTAACCTCTCATATGTGCTTTCTCTTGTTGTATTAGAGTTGTCCTTAATGCATTATATCCGGGAGGATTAAAACCATTGATATTATGATTTGCAACAAACAAATAAGAATTCACATAATAGGAGTTTCTTTCAAGGTTAAAAGGCAACCCAAGCATTCTACTTAAGAGCTTTGAGATGgtctttttcttctatgttgaATGCCCCTCTAAATGACCACCATTCCTCCTTTTTAATGAATTATTCTCGTGATTATCTTCACTGGGTAAGGGAAGATGCTTTGGTTCACTCTATTTTCCACCAATTGAACAATCGTTCAACTTAATATTCTTCATTGACTTTTTGAGCACTCATTAATTTTGTTCcataaattttcaataaatgagGTCTCAATCTAGagtaagaaatttaaaaaaaaaaattgacaaaaatagCAATACCATCTCTTGATTCACCTTCCTAGTATTCCTTTGTATAATAATCCGATAAAGTTTAGGAAGGAACATAATCAACTTGTTAagcatcttttgaaataaactaaACTAGGAAATTTTTGAGTTAGAACTAGAAGAATTTGGTATtgttgttgatatttttttgactcacaaagtcatatataaaatattacatttgtTTAGAAATcaagaatagaaagaaaaaaaatagtaggaaagaatgaaaaaaagtcTATAAAGGTAAGAAGAATACCTTGAGAAGAAGATATAAAATGCACTTGGTCAAGCACTTTCTAGTAAAGAATTGAATGtcactttaaataatttttctttgctACAACTTTAATAAAAAGTCTGAAGTGATAATTGACATATATAAGCATATTGGTTAAGGTTATCTCTTATCTGGATATTTGTTCTATATTATATTCTCTCAATCTAAACCAAATCAAAAATTATATTCTCAAAACCAGAACaactatacatttttattttaaattatcatgtattttgaaatgaaatgctTAACTAGTTGAATTTTTTTCTGTTATgcgttttttaattttttataatttctttaatattatagattttaattaatgttttgttgtGATGCATATACTTGAGATTGAGACTGAAAATATATGAGTAGTGGGCTTATGGGaccactctcactttcttctatttataataaaaacttatccAAGTACATGGAAGACTAAGAGACTCCATTAGGACCCTAGGTGCATAATTAGATACAGCAGTGGAGGTTTCCCACACTCTACACCCTATacatagggttaatgatacaaaatagaagtaataattctaacacatatgaatgtttatttttatactttttaagattttttaaactgttatagtattttatttgttgctaataatattttaaaattcagttTATAACCTATTTAAAACTATTTCTATTTACtgctattattattttaaaatttgtcagATGCAAAAAACTAGAAGccttaaaaaacaaaagaaaacagaaatCGATTTTATAGTgtgattgttttatatattagtgGAATCTTATATCTGAGTCTAGTTTTGGTGAAAGGGGTACTGTGGATATTGGGGCATGTTGTTGAGTTCAACATGGGCTATAAAGACTTCTATTGGATCAAGGTCTAACCCAAAGGATGGTGCACATTTATACAATAGGATTATTAGTTGTACACCTATAAGCAAAAGTGTTAACTTCTAAGGAATCTTTCTACATATATTAAGCACTTCTTTTTATAATTGTCAGGGTATGACACTTTACATATAAGTACTTTAAGCTTATCTAAACGTATTTGTGTCATATATGTCCTCAACATGAATACGTGGGCTTGCTGAATGTATTGGTGCATTACATACTGAGGTAGACCTAGAACGGTAGTTTTGACCATCTACTTTGTCAAAAGTTATAGTATGAGTCCATGAAGAAGAGGAGATATCCCTTAATGcaacaaagaaaaaacagatGGCAACCCTACGGTTGTGAAAGAGAGAAACTATGACCAACCTAGATGACTTGCCAAATGATACCAAAATAAAGAATAGAGGGTCAAAATGAGCTCAGAAGACTTTGGCGAGTCGATCTATGGTGGTCTAAAAGGCTTTTCACTATTGGAATGATGTGCATTAGATGTACTCACCTAGGTCAGTCAAGACATTGATAGTGTGTCAACCAGAATATGGATGCACAGCCATTGAGGTTTGGTCATGCTCCTCGAGGTGCCTGACCCAAGTGTCGGAGGTCGGACAAAACCATGGACGTAACTGGATGGCAATTTCTTTGATGTATAGAGATAGTCAGATAGGGGGTCGACATGCTCTAATACCAATTtgagaaaaatacaaaagaataaGTTGTCTTAAATAAGATCTATTTAAGACAACTTGttctaacaatatttttttatgtatattatatatattgtaattgtAGTATATTACaattgttttacttttatattcttACCAGGTCTTTCTAATCGCTTTTCATGGATGCAAGGAATGTATCCTCTGAATGGACAGGAACTGTTGTTGTTTAAGTCATCAGTTAGCTTCATTGATCACCTACAAGAATTTCTCAGTGGTATTTTGACTGCTTGTGTATTGGTTATTCCTCCTTTCAACGAgctaaaagaaaatttgtattcTATTATAGATTTCCTGCAGGTATGGTAGTTCTGATTGTGCCTTTCTGATTTATGTATTGCCAATATTATCCaacaatattacaaatttatattttaaatatcacaTGTTTGGAAAACATTCtgtattctatttttttctgtCACAGTATCAGTTGGtacttagtaataaaattatatttctttgaaTTCCTTACTTTGCCTGTTATATTAATTGCTTCTGCAGGCATATTTTATTAATAGGCTCACGGCTGTTCCATCACTAATGAAGACTATTCTTCCTGGATTGAAAACCAATGCTAACATGGCGGTTGAAAATTCACTGAAATTGCTTGTGCTTAGTGGTGAAACTTTTTCTTTGACCTTGTGGGAGATTCTTTCAACTATATTACCGAAGACATCAATCTTGAATTTATATGGAAGCACTGAGGTTAGAGAAGAAGGTTATCTTGTACATTATATTCTGTTTCAACAAtgttcataatttaaatttgctGTCTGGTTCATTATGACATTCTTTCCCCATCAATTTAATATAGCATTGTTTTATTTGATGCCTCAAggtaatttcaaatttttcctGGCTGCTGTCTTGTTTTAGTGTTGCTTTGTTCCTGCTATTTAATGCTTATCTAGCCATGCATGTTGGATATTATAGACTAAGGTAATTAATTGGAAAGGAGTTGACACGGTGCTTGTCGAATTGCACTTTTCTAGTGTTTTGTATAATTATCATTGGCTAATGCATTTAtgtttctttccatttttttaactaaGGTCTCTGGTGACTGTACATATTTTGATTGCAAGAGAATGCCATTGATTTTTAAGGAAGAAAGGCTAACCAGTGTTCCAATAGGTTTACCCATTCCTAACTGTGATGTGATTCTTCTTAGTGAAAATGGTGCATCAAATGAGGGAGAGCTATATGTTGGTGGTCATTGCATCTTTAGGGGTTACTACAATGAATTTAAGGAAATGTCTTATGCATTTGCAAAGTTGCTTCCACGTTACAGTTGTGGTGATTTTGTTAAAGGATGCCAAGATCAATTATACTTTAGAACAGGTGATTTAGTCAAACAGTTGCCTAGTGGTGACTTTGTATTTTTGGGAAGAAAAGATCGCATTGTAAAAATCAACGGACAGCGAATTGCCCTAGAAGAGGTTGAAGATTTGTTAAGAAAGCATCCACATATAAACGATGCTGCTGTAGTTTGTCGAAATAATAAAGCAGAACTTATGCTTGTTGAAGCCTTTATCATactgaagaaaaaagaaagcttGGGTGAATCATTAGTACCTGCAATCAGAAGTTGGATGATGAACAAACTTCCTTCTGTTGTACTTCCCAATCGTTTCTTCTTCATAGAATCATTCCCCCTGTCTTCTAGTGGTAAGGTTAATTATGAGTTATTGGTTGGCTCAGAATTATTGACAAAGAATGTCAAAGATGAAGTTGGTAACATTGATTGCGGCAATCTTTTGCAACTTATTAAAAAGGtatgatttcattattttataatgacaTTATCATTTGTCTCGACACAAATCACATTTTCTTAGTGGACCATGTTGTACTGAACTTTATTGTAAACTCAATAGTCATAGTTGGTCTTGAACCATGGTGTAAGCTGTAAAGTATTTGACATTTAcattgttttaattgaattagGAAGGAATATTTTATaagtcatcttgttcagtttttttttttttcttgaatgtttattttattaaatacacATCTATGATTGGTTATTTTCCTTTAGCTTTTTTTGTTTGAAGAATTCTTCACTCCTGTTCTCTCTAATAAAATTTTCTGAGGAAAGTGCCTTTTCTGAATATACATTTCTTTCCATTTTGGGATCTATATGGTGAGGACAAATGATGAATGAGTTTATGAACCTTTGGTATACATGCAACTTCTTGACCCTAAACTATTCATGCAATAACTTTGAGTCCTCTAAAGCATGTTTCCTTCTGGaaatttcttcaattattattgctcaattaaagTCTTTTACTAAGATTATGGATTCTGATTTTGGTAATTGCTTTAACAGGCATTTCATGATGCTTTGATGATTGAAAAGGTTtgtgatgttgatgatgattTCTTTATGATGGGCGGTAACTCTCTTTCTGCTGCACATGTTGCTTACAGTTTGGGGATTGACATGAGATTTCTTTACTACTATCCAAGTGCTCTTAAGCTTTGCATGGCTCTTCTCCAAAAAAAAGGATCTTGCACTTTGCATAACAGTCTGGACTGTTGTTTGCAAATAAACACAGACAGACAAGATAACCATATTTCTACTAATCATACTGAAAATTCTAGTCCTCTTGAGTCTAGGATGACATCCAAAGATAACAATGATGGTCCTATTCCTTCTAAACGTTTAAAGAGGGGTTTGACCAATGTTACATCATGGGATGATGAATCACTCCCATGGTATTCCCCTTCACTATTATCATTCTCATTGAACCGATGCAACAAGGTGTTGCATAAAGGACAGCTGCAAGTAATTGATATGCACCAAAATACTTGGTTTGCAGACATTCCAAGAGGCAACAGAGGTCACATGAAAGACTTTTGGAAAGTTTACATGGAATCTTGTGTCGATGCTTCACCGATGCTTGTGTTTAAAGGCACACACATTTATTTGTTCATTGGATCTCACTCTCATAAATTTCTCTGCATAAATGCTAGAAGGTAATTATGTAGCTTCATGTTTCTCTTATTATTGAACTAAAATTGATCAAAGTTGTGTttgctttttcattttttagtttaatctcCAGGTTCTAACGAAATTTTGCATACCAGCAATAACTCATTTTCTCATCtaatatttgacaaatttttcatttgGCATCATGATCATTTCCTGTACACTCAAATACTTTTTGTATAGATTGATGAATGATGTGGACCTGATTGAATTTGAGGTCCTAGTGGGCTAGGAAGCATTTGTTGAACGATTTGAGGTGACTACTATAATGAGTGTATCtgataaaaagtaatttatccTGCATCAGAAATTTTGCATTAATTATGTATTAGAATCTCCGTGATTGTAGCTATTCACTGAAAATAACTAATGACAGTTATTATTTCTCAAAGTAGGGTACGTGGTTAggcaattatatttttattttatgtttgtttgttGACTGAGAACACTCCTTTTAGGAGATTTTTGTTTTGGAGAACATGTGTGTTGCTGCACTTTGGGTTATTTGTATTCAAGTTTATATTTTACTGGTTTATCGATTGGGCATGTCTCAAGTCACAACTAAAACAACTACAATCTTGATGATATAGCTTTTGTAACAAGCATCAATATGACAGAAcaaaattgatatattatatgttttctttctaCAGTATCCTAGAACATTGGAAATTTTGACTATTACtctctaaaatttaatttgcaCAATGTGGCAGTGTTATGCGTGAATTGGCAAGAATACAGGAAACACCAGCACCACTATAGTATAGTACCTTGTTTGGCACATTTCAAATACAACACTTCTCAGAAATGCCTTTGATACGACCTGTGCTCCTCAACCATGtcataattagaaaataattctTTTCAGCTTAGACACTTCTTTGACACAACTTGAACACAAGTGAAGAGAGTGAGTTGACTAAACACTTTATGTGCACTGCTATCATGtagaaataataagaaattaaaagaaaaaaaaattatactataaaCATTGTGAGGCtcataatttgttttcatatGAATTAACTGGTTGTTGTAACTATTAAGAGATAtgtttcttaaaattttgttaaggtCATTGTTATAGAAAACCTGTAgaactttgcaaatttgtttttataggGAGTTTTGTAGGTGTTAactcttatttgaaatttttttctagCTTAAAGCCCAAAATTTCAAGccaattttttctcttcaaagcccagctatttaataaaattcactCCCATTGCTTAGAAACATCCCTTAACCCGCACAACCCATTGCCTATTGTCTAAAACCACACCAGTTCTTGAATTATCTGTACATTTTAGATTTATCATGTTCTTCAATTGTCGCTGATTTTCTTGGTAGCATATAAAAAGAGGGTTAACAATGTAAGTGCCTTCAGGTATAGCAGTGGCATCCACTATTGATGCTAGAACTatattttggtttctatttcttttctaGCACTACCGAAGCTTGTACCTAATCAATGTTTTAGTGGTTCTGTCCAGTGGGAGATCAAACTAGAAGGGCGCATTGAAAGTACAGCAGCAATTGTTTCTGATTTTTCCCAGGTTgattttcctttgttgttaatATGAAGTTACATTAGTTATAAGATTATACCCATCTGTTCTAACATGTGACATTTCTCTAGGTTGTTGTTGGTTGTTAcaatggaaaaatatattttcttgattttttgaaTGGACACATCTGTTGGATTTTCCAAACTTCTGGTGAGGTATCTTCTTCTAATGCTCAAATTTCTATCCTTTCTTGTTTGTGGTTATGGTGTCTTTCTTTTATGaaatctctttttcttttttaatcacAATAGAAGAGATTACTAATATGTTAAGGAGGCTTCAGTCTTAGAAACATCTGACACTTTGACACTTGGAGTGTTAGTGTCCATGCTTCATTACTTGTTTTAGATGTGGTAAAGTCATTTATACCACTCACCTAACAGCATAAACATTACTAAAGCCTCCTTGTgaccccatttttttttaaataaaactgaATTTCTCAGCATAGTAAAAGTAGGTCATCAATTTCCATGTCTCCTTAGGGATCTTGTGAGATGGGGTGTCTTAGAGATGCAAGCCATTTATGTAAATGCTAGTTTGTTCATGATGAAGACAACAATGTTTGGATTGCTAAATTTTGGGTATCCAGTTAAAACCTTTCACTTTGATCAGACAAAGTCTTGAGTGAAATAACCAGATAATATTTgattcttcaaaattttcattctgGGAGTATTTGtgtggaaaaaaaatatgactgaGTTTCTTCATTTCTTTAGATAAGttgatgtattattttgttaaCAAGCAGAATATTAACAGATTGTGTTCATGGATTTATATGGATGTTCTGCTCGTGTCTGTTTCAAGGGAATTCCATTTCTGATCTGATAAGACACAACAGCATTGTggcattttttcctttttaattttttattttattttagaggATGTGATGTTGCTATTTGACTTCATTGTTCATACAGAGGAATAAGTCTATTGTTATTCTTTGTTTGTCATTTGACTTCATATAGTCCCCTGCCCCcctcttttctcttcttttgtgGTCAATCTCTTATTATGTTTTTGAACTCTTGAAGGTAAAATCACAGCCGGTTGTAGACAAACGCAGACAATTGATCTggtattttgttttctgttctTGCTTCTCCTTATATAGTGTTATTATACATATTCTCCAGTGTGCAATAGCCACTCACAAGTCATAGCTACCCAAATGATTGATTGCGTGCCCAGTCATTTTCCCTGTCTTCTCTTATATACAACTCAGACTCGGTACTTCCCACAATTATTGTCATGTATGCAAATTTGTTATATAGTCTGTAATCTCTCTTTTAGAACCCTTGTAGGTGGGCTGAATGTGCAATATACTTCCTTTAGAGGATTGCTGCTGGTTTGTACAAACCAATCTTCGAAAATACtatttttggcattttgttTGATGAGGAGAAGAATGAAAGAGACTAAAATTCAGGAGTTGTTATAGgttgataaatttgtttttagtttggcctcttagttttattttgttggAGATTCTATACCGAGTAGATATGactaaataataatgtatatgtGAGCAAGCTAGTTCTATGAGATTGAATTAAGCTTAAAATTCCactttctaaaataatatcaaagGCTATCTTAATGAGAGGTTTAGTAGGCCTATCTGTTACTTGCTATCAGGTCCACTATTGGACCATTCACAAATAACTAATCCCACTTTAGAGATGTCTAGTCCTCAAGCGTGATGGGGTTGAGTGGGAATGGGAAATGTCCAGTCCTCATATGTGAGGGGATGTGGTGGATAATGCACATCGATTAGAGATACTAGATGACTTTTACTGAGATATATTAAATCCTTTGTCAATTTCCATCCCATCCGAGTtgtttttataagaaatttacAACCTACATATTTACATTCAAAcatgtcttttttattttcaactaaAATCTAATATACTGCGGTGATTATCTGATGACCAAATTCTATCCACACGGAAAAAAATTGACACACCTTTAGGACAACACAAATTGTCAAACCTAGAAAATCATAAGGGTGGAAGGATTCTCTATAAACATATGAAAATTAAGGATTTTGATGTATGGTTTAAGATTTCATTCAAGACTCTCAGTTGTTGAGTTTCCTCGCTGTGGGAAT
Coding sequences:
- the LOC114166697 gene encoding putative acyl-activating enzyme 19 isoform X1, whose protein sequence is MNNETTRAGKKSKEQFCCISHEFFRTAYANPNKIAVIHATGGAHLCREFRRENSATTDFNGDIATLLEKHVESISPPFYDGDRCFTYSHVLDAVRSLSSRLRSILLGGDDPHLITAQSPGSNGVNREKRTVQKPESLETVMPSEEALAESSEEYRPKIVGIYMPPSVEYIVAVLSVLRCGEAFLPLDPFWPNERILFVASSSNVDLIIGSQSSFGKRNLEKLDESHWLVKSSSCPVLNYSIDQKLLDCSGPTNLAWPCANEKQRSFCYVLYTSGSTGKPKGVCGTEQGLSNRFSWMQGMYPLNGQELLLFKSSVSFIDHLQEFLSGILTACVLVIPPFNELKENLYSIIDFLQAYFINRLTAVPSLMKTILPGLKTNANMAVENSLKLLVLSGETFSLTLWEILSTILPKTSILNLYGSTEVSGDCTYFDCKRMPLIFKEERLTSVPIGLPIPNCDVILLSENGASNEGELYVGGHCIFRGYYNEFKEMSYAFAKLLPRYSCGDFVKGCQDQLYFRTGDLVKQLPSGDFVFLGRKDRIVKINGQRIALEEVEDLLRKHPHINDAAVVCRNNKAELMLVEAFIILKKKESLGESLVPAIRSWMMNKLPSVVLPNRFFFIESFPLSSSGKVNYELLVGSELLTKNVKDEVGNIDCGNLLQLIKKAFHDALMIEKVCDVDDDFFMMGGNSLSAAHVAYSLGIDMRFLYYYPSALKLCMALLQKKGSCTLHNSLDCCLQINTDRQDNHISTNHTENSSPLESRMTSKDNNDGPIPSKRLKRGLTNVTSWDDESLPWYSPSLLSFSLNRCNKVLHKGQLQVIDMHQNTWFADIPRGNRGHMKDFWKVYMESCVDASPMLVFKGTHIYLFIGSHSHKFLCINARSGSVQWEIKLEGRIESTAAIVSDFSQVVVGCYNGKIYFLDFLNGHICWIFQTSGEVKSQPVVDKRRQLIWCGSHDRNLYALDYKKHCCVFKLPCGGSIYGSPAIDEARDLLYVASTGGRITAISISASPFTILWLNELEVPVFGSLAVAHNGTVICCLVDGHVFALSPNGSIVWKKTTDGPIFAGSCIPSVLPDEVLVCSRSGSVYSFKLEEGDLLWEYNVGHPITASAYVDEHLLLESDASNSSDRLICICSSSGGIHLLRVNMNTNSSKDAYQQRSYVEEFARLNLAGDIFSSPLMIGGRIFVGCRDDYLHCIALEIPKQHET
- the LOC114166697 gene encoding putative acyl-activating enzyme 19 isoform X2; this encodes MNNETTRAGKKSKEQFCCISHEFFRTAYANPNKIAVIHATGGAHLCREFRRENSATTDFNGDIATLLEKHVESISPPFYDGDRCFTYSHVLDAVRSLSSRLRSILLGGDDPHLITAQSPGSNGVNREKRTVQKPESLETVMPSEEALAESSEEYRPKIVGIYMPPSVEYIVAVLSVLRCGEAFLPLDPFWPNERILFVASSSNVDLIIGSQSSFGKRNLEKLDESHWLVKSSSCPVLNYSIDQKLLDCSGPTNLAWPCANEKQRSFCYVLYTSGSTGKPKGVCGTEQGLSNRFSWMQGMYPLNGQELLLFKSSVSFIDHLQEFLSGILTACVLVIPPFNELKENLYSIIDFLQAYFINRLTAVPSLMKTILPGLKTNANMAVENSLKLLVLSGETFSLTLWEILSTILPKTSILNLYGSTEVSGDCTYFDCKRMPLIFKEERLTSVPIGLPIPNCDVILLSENGASNEGELYVGGHCIFRGYYNEFKEMSYAFAKLLPRYSCGDFVKGCQDQLYFRTGDLVKQLPSGDFVFLGRKDRIVKINGQRIALEEVEDLLRKHPHINDAAVVCRNNKAELMLVEAFIILKKKESLGESLVPAIRSWMMNKLPSVVLPNRFFFIESFPLSSSGKVNYELLVGSELLTKNVKDEVGNIDCGNLLQLIKKAFHDALMIEKVCDVDDDFFMMGGNSLSAAHVAYSLGIDMRFLYYYPSALKLCMALLQKKGSCTLHNSLDCCLQINTDRQDNHISTNHTENSSPLESRMTSKDNNDGPIPSKRLKRGLTNVTSWDDESLPWYSPSLLSFSLNRCNKVLHKGQLQVIDMHQNTWFADIPRGNRGHMKDFWKVYMESCVDASPMLVFKGTHIYLFIGSHSHKFLCINARSGSVQWEIKLEGRIESTAAIVSDFSQVVVGCYNGKIYFLDFLNGHICWIFQTSGEVKSQPVVDKRRQLIWCGSHDRNLYALDYKKHCCVFKLPCGGSIYGSPAIDEARDLLYVASTGGRITAISISASPFTILWLNELEVPVFGSLAVAHNGTVICCLVDGHVFALSPNGSIVWKKTTDGPIFAGSCIPSVLPDEEEGDLLWEYNVGHPITASAYVDEHLLLESDASNSSDRLICICSSSGGIHLLRVNMNTNSSKDAYQQRSYVEEFARLNLAGDIFSSPLMIGGRIFVGCRDDYLHCIALEIPKQHET